The following proteins come from a genomic window of Neptunomonas concharum:
- a CDS encoding TatD family hydrolase: MFIDSHCHLDKIDLSLYNNNFSAMLDAAHERNVSRLLCVSIDLEQFQGMYEMIAENENVFASVGVHPLHVENENGIVSESHLQALLADHHRVVALGESGLDYYYQTETKAYQQQSFINHLRVADQSDLPVIVHTRDAREDTLRLIKEHGGDAGGVLHCFTESVEMAKAALDLNYYISFSGIITFKNAQELRDVVKTIPLERILIETDAPYLAPVPHRGKKNEPKYVVEVAQCIADLKGVSIERVAETTSANFYQLFKRAKQLEAN, from the coding sequence ATGTTTATCGATTCACATTGTCATCTCGACAAGATTGATCTATCTCTCTACAACAATAACTTCTCAGCCATGCTGGACGCAGCACATGAGCGAAATGTTTCCCGTTTGCTATGCGTCTCAATAGATTTAGAACAGTTTCAAGGCATGTATGAGATGATTGCAGAGAACGAAAACGTTTTTGCCTCTGTTGGTGTACACCCGCTACATGTCGAAAATGAGAATGGGATCGTATCTGAATCGCACCTGCAAGCATTGCTTGCAGATCATCATCGTGTGGTAGCACTGGGCGAGAGTGGTTTAGATTACTATTATCAAACCGAAACAAAAGCTTATCAGCAACAAAGCTTTATCAATCACCTAAGGGTGGCTGATCAATCAGACCTGCCGGTGATTGTGCATACCCGGGATGCCCGTGAAGATACCTTGCGTTTAATAAAGGAACACGGTGGCGATGCTGGTGGAGTGCTGCACTGCTTTACCGAATCAGTAGAGATGGCAAAAGCCGCATTAGATTTAAACTATTACATCTCGTTTTCAGGAATTATCACGTTTAAAAATGCTCAAGAGTTACGTGATGTCGTTAAAACGATACCGTTGGAGCGTATTTTAATCGAAACTGATGCCCCTTATTTAGCTCCGGTACCACATCGCGGCAAGAAAAATGAGCCAAAGTATGTAGTTGAAGTGGCACAGTGTATTGCCGATCTAAAGGGTGTGTCTATAGAGCGGGTTGCTGAGACGACATCAGCAAATTTCTACCAGTTGTTCAAGCGTGCAAAACAACTGGAAGCCAATTAA
- a CDS encoding PilZ domain-containing protein — translation MSVVPRISHGILSLNIETKEDLYRAYMPFVTNGGIFIPTPRAYQLGEEVFMLLTLMDEPDKVPVTGKVIWVTPKAAQGGKHPGIGIQFSAEDTALVQKIETYLAGALNSGRRTNTL, via the coding sequence ATGTCAGTAGTTCCTCGTATAAGTCACGGCATTCTGTCGCTCAATATAGAGACTAAGGAAGATCTCTACAGAGCTTATATGCCCTTCGTTACTAATGGAGGCATATTTATACCCACGCCCCGCGCTTATCAATTAGGCGAGGAGGTATTCATGCTGCTCACATTAATGGATGAGCCCGATAAAGTCCCAGTTACGGGAAAGGTGATCTGGGTGACCCCTAAAGCGGCACAAGGTGGTAAGCATCCAGGTATCGGTATCCAGTTCTCAGCAGAAGATACCGCTTTAGTACAAAAAATTGAGACTTACCTTGCGGGTGCTTTAAATTCTGGCCGCCGTACCAACACACTTTAA